Proteins encoded together in one Prionailurus viverrinus isolate Anna chromosome B1, UM_Priviv_1.0, whole genome shotgun sequence window:
- the MUC7 gene encoding mucin-7, producing MKALILIGAILIVTACFSPADAHKRKSFRFSESSEEHLKLLKQLSSKLSRGYFAKSETAPGSPYGHHGHHEPHRGRHPPHSPHHHQSPPGPPPRPISPPENIVNPQAPSAPSSAAPILIYTTTTAAANTTTATVSAGKTAGVTSTTTAPNTPQPEDITNAPVAGTTTAPAANPTTVNQQQVIQ from the exons ATGAAGGCTCTCATTTTGATCGGTGCCATCTTGATTGTCACTGCTTGCTTCTCG CCAGCTGATGCACATAAGCGGAAAAGCTTCAGG TTTAGTGAAAGTTCCGAAGAGCATTTAAAACTACTTAAACAATTAAGTTCTAAGCTGTCAAGAGGATATTTTGCAAAATCTGAAACGGCTCCTGGAAGTCCATATGGTCACCACGGTCATCATGAACCCCACAGAGGTCGCCATCCCCCTCACTCCCCCCACCATCACCAAAGCCCACCTGGTCCACCACCCAGACCTATATCACCACCTGAGAACATTGTAAATCCTCAAGCACCATCAGCCCCTTCTAGTGCTGCCCCAATCCTAATTTATACCACCACCACTGCTGCTGCCAACACCACCACTGCCACTGTTTCTGCGGGAAAAACTGCAGGCGTGACATCCACCACCACGGCTCCCAACACCCCCCAACCTGAAGACATCACCAATGCCCCTGTGGCTGGCACTACCACTGCCCCAGCAGCTAACCCTACTACTGTCAACCAGCAACAAGTAATTCAGTAA